A window of Anomalospiza imberbis isolate Cuckoo-Finch-1a 21T00152 chromosome 4, ASM3175350v1, whole genome shotgun sequence contains these coding sequences:
- the RNF4 gene encoding E3 ubiquitin-protein ligase RNF4 has product MVLANLSPHLRFITGFVASRGETCANLEEHHPLVFRNLEFLSEDLKESNEIIAVASLPLLFWCLYLFFSGFRSRNTMSTTQRKRRGGTVSSRQARKRSRLVASTAEMASEAEPIELEESAGEEVVDLTCESSDPVVVDLTHNDSIVIVEENQRQRRNLRLRSQRQADSCVLSSDDEDETRDNDVYVADKASRELGPLEEETASSKPSGTVSCPICMDVYSEIVQSGRLIVSTKCGHVFCSQCLRDSLRNANSCPTCRKKLTHRQYHPIYI; this is encoded by the exons ATGGTCCTCGCCAACCTCAGCCCGCACCTGCGCTTCATTACAGGAT TTGTGGCGTCTCGCGGAGAAACTTGTGCAA ATTTGGAAGAACATCATCCTCTGGTCTTCAGAAACCTGGAGTTTTTATCAGAAGATCTAAAGGAATCTAATGAAATTATAGCTGTAGCTTCCTTGCCATTACTTTTTTGGTGTTTGTACCTCTTTTTCAGTGGTTTTAGATCAAGAAACACTATGAGCACA ACTCAACGGAAGCGCCGTGGAGGAACAGTTAGCTCTAGGCAAGCTCGAAAAAGAAGCAGGCTCGTGGCTTCTACTGCAGAAATGGCTTCAGAAGCAGAGCCAATAGAACTTGAAGAAAGTG CTGGTGAAGAAGTAGTAGATCTCACATGTGAATCTTCTGATCCTGTAGTTGTTGATCTAACTCACAATGATTCCATTGTG ATTGTTGAAG aGAACCAACGACAAAGGAGAAATCTGAGATTAAGAAGCCAGCGACAGGCAGACAGCTGTGTACTGAGTAGTGATGACGAAGATGAAACGAGAGATAACGATGTGTATGTGGCTGATAAAGCATCTCGAGAACTGGGACCACTGGAAGAGGAAACTGCAAGTTCAAA GCCGTCTGGTACTGTTAGCTGTCCAATTTGCATGGATGTCTACTCAGAG aTTGTGCAAAGTGGACGACTGATTGTGTCAACAAAATGTGGCCATGTCTTCTGCAGTCAGTGCCTCCGTGATTCCCTTAGGAATGCCAACTCTTGCCCAACCTGCAGGAAGAAACTCACTCACAGACAGTATCATCCCATTTATATATGA